In Gadus chalcogrammus isolate NIFS_2021 chromosome 13, NIFS_Gcha_1.0, whole genome shotgun sequence, the genomic stretch GAGCCGCGGGACGGGATGTCGGGCACCGAGAGGGCGTGGGCGAGCAGGGGCACGTCCTTGTACCAGTCCTTGCGGAGGGCCCAGCAGCGGACGCAGTACCTCTGGAGAGGGGTGTTGTACTTCTTGCACTCAGTGCACTGCCAGGCGTCCTGGGAGGGCGGAGCGCGGCACAAGAGCGTCAACAAGAGAGCGCGGCGCACTTCTCCAACCGAGAGACGCGTTTGACACAGAAATGAGAGCGGGGACTATGAGGGAGGAAACACAGACCTGCGTGGAGACGTCCGTGTCCGTGTCGTCGCTCAGACACTGGGAGTCCTCGTCGGGCTCCTCCTGGatctacccccgaccaaacaaATTCAGCAAGAGGTTATAGAAGAACacaccctgctccccccccgcTAATCAGACGACCAACGAGGCCAGCGACCTACCTCTCCGTCGGCCttgtcctccttccctcctcccgtgccctccgcctccaggcaggcctcgccctcgccctcgccgCGGCCGCCGGCCTCCAGCGCCGCCTCCTTCATCTCCACGCTCAccccctcgccctcgccctcctccagGAACCACAGGTCGTCGCCGGTGGCGTCCGACACGGCCGCCGTGTCCCGCTCCTGCTCGGCGGACAGCGGACCCCTCAAGTCACGGCAGCGGTGCACGCTCCCGCCGCACCGCCGGCCTTCATGTTACAATATGCTTACTCGGTTAGTGACGATGTCCGTGGAACCGTTACTCCTGCGGCTGTGGTTGCTGCCGACATTGCCCAGGAACCACCATGGCAGACCAGAGAGGTCCCACTCGTCCAGAGTAACGTCTAATTTGGGCCGTTTGCAGGCTGACCGTGGCAGGCCATCTAGTGAGTCTGTTGGGAAACCAAACAACTGTTAAACGttgcaaaatagaaaaaaggccCGTTCAATCGTCTTGCTCGGATCTCAGACCTCGACAAACATCCCGATATCACTTGGAATAACCCAACCTTACTGTGGGGTTTGTGTGCGGATGATGGCTGGtataagcagcctcacctggcccgggTCAGACTCTGGGGCTGGTTGAGGATGCACACCGGTTTACATTGAGCGAACAATGAGCACAGGCTGAACCAGCCATGGCCACACACTCAGTGAGATCTCCCACATAGCAGGATGGATTGTGGCAACAGACGTTGCTACCGTTACCTTGGTCACACTCCCGGGGTCGTCTCTGGGAGGGGGTCGGCAGGAGGGGCCTTTCCCTGCCGGGCTCCAGTCCTGCGACGGCCCCCACCCCACCCGTCTACGTTGGACAGAGGAGAACATCAAGCATTAGAGAACAGAGCGGTAACTGGGCAAAGGGGGGCCCACAGCTCCATCACCAGAGGGGGGCGGGATGGGAAACTGGATTGGTTGGGATGGGGGACGGGTAGGCGGGGGTAGGGGTATAACCAGACCTCCTTGGTTCTAAACAATGGCCTGGGCAGGTGGGTTAGTACAATGTTGTAGACGGGGTGAAAGCTAAAGGATTTGGGAAAGGAAGGAACTTAATTTGGTTTAATAAAAGATTTATAGATGCCAGATTGCTTAATACTACACTTCAGAAATAATCGACCTACATCCAATTTTTTTATAAAGATATTTGATAATTGGTTGTAGGAGGGTTTTGGAAGCCTTTTTATGTGGGACATAAATCACTAAAGGGATTATATTGTTACCATTGAGAACCAATGCCTGTTGCACAGGCTGCATCAAAGCTCTTCACGGCTAATGCCGAGTGGCCTTTAACAAGTTATTAATGTGCAGTCAGGCGAGTTAGGGGCGGAGGGGTTTGGGAGAGCTGGGGTAGGAGGACAAAAGAGGAGGATACCGAGTATCCTGGGGGCCTGCCCCTGGATCACGAGCTGTGTTTTCCCCAACGGTTCCGGTGCAGAGAAGAGATCTctgtgacagacagagagagtgactcTGCCCCCCCATCCACTGGTTGGAGCTGGTGCGTCACACAAGAGTGTGGGCAACGCGGCCAGACCAGTGCCACGGATGGGGTCGTACAGAGACGGTGCCACTCTGTACAATATGCACACCAATGAAGACAGCAGCCAAGGCCCGCCGCCCCACTGCACACAAGTCAACAGCAACCGAGGGAACTTTAGTTTGACCGCGTTGAGGGACCACCGAAGTCAAAGATGTCACACACACGGTGGACAAAGACTAACTGGAGCCAAAACCAGTGCTGATGTGAGCCGGagttgtgtgtggtggggtgacAGGACGGAGGGGTTTCTGTTTCTTCCGAGCACCATGCTTCTGTTTTACCTGACCGCGATCCTCCACTCCGCTCTCAACACACTCACGGCCCAAAGAAAGATTCTCAGCAGCGTCTGCATTTCAAATGAGACACAGTAACAGAAAGAGCAAACCATCCCACCCTTAACATTACTACTTTTGGTTTAAACCCAGTCAGACACCAATCACTCAGCCATTGTCTGCCGTCGGCCGTTCCAGGCTCAGCAGAAATAGAAGAAAAATAGATGCTGTCATCAGCCAAAATGAACGGATGCACTGTTgtacacacaacaaacagaaaAGTCTAACAGAGGAAATTGGTGATGAAGAAACATTTACTTCCTGTTTCTGTAAAACAAGTTCATCATTATAGGTAAATATATATCCCAATACTGATGTTGTATTTAAGTCACTCAAACAAAAAGGGGAAAAGGTAGAACAGAATTAATATGAATCAGAATAGCACCATGAATGAACAAAATACAGTAATGTTATACAACGCATGACAGAACATGACGAATATGTTCCCTCCAATgttctacaaaaaaaaaacatgccatacattaaaatgtataaataaagcACTTACTGCTAGCCCCAACCACCACCAAGTGCTTCTTCAGCATTTCATACACCGGGCTGTAATCGAAAAACGATGCACCATTTTAAAATAGAGAAAATGCACATTTAAACAAGGCAATGCATAACTGAATTAGGCCATTGTGTGGGGTTAACCTGTATTTACCTTGGATTTTTGACTGAGAAGCTATCCACTTCAAGCAGTTCCCCAAGTGGGTCATCCTGACAGTGCACAATGTGCTGTCTCTGCTTGTCATACAGCTGCCTCCCCATGATGTATTGTCCCAGGTAATGCATCACctatagacaaaaaaaaaaatgtattgtataAAACCACGTTTGGAAAAGGGGCAAAATGTTAGTGTTGCTGCAACACTACTGCAAGTGAAACATGTCCAATGCGAGATGTAGTATTTTAATCCTTATTTATAACAACCAACCTCTTTAAGGGTAAATACATTTTCCTGGGCTCCAGCAACACGCAGGATTTGCAGGAGAGGCGCTTTTGGCTGGACCTTAAATAGTAAACCTTTCTTTTAGCAATGATTGCACATTTGTTAAAGTACAGTTAAAGACAATAAGAACGTCATTAAATTCGGATTCTTACCGGACTCCCCTCTCCAGGTAGTGTTCTGCATGAGCTCAGGGGCTGGGGTGATAAAGAGCTCATATTAAACCAGCCGAACCTGAAATACAGAAAGGAACATTCAGTTATAACGTATTGTTCCAGAGCCGTAATATTAGCCTGGGCCACATATGCATGCATAGCATCATGCTCATTTGGACTTATCCGCGCTTATTCCTATATAACTGTCCCCTGGCGGCGTGGTTGAAAGGATGTTGGGGTTAAGCAATCGTTGTCTTCTGTAACGTTATTTATGTTCATGGAATAATTATGAATAATCCTTAACAGCGTAAAATCATTTACTGCGATGAATGTCCTGTAGGGCTTGAACGTAGAATAAGGCATTTGTTCGTACACTTTATCTAAGTTCTCACTAATGTACACACAAGTTTTAGCAGGTGGCCAAACAATCATGATGCTGGTGGCGATGCGCGTTAACTCACCCATTACGAAACACGCTAACTGAGCTAACCAGCTaatccaacaacaaaaagcaaatCACTTATATTAGCTAACCTTCGTGGACAGACATCACGCCTAACTTTATTGGATATTACATTATTGCTCGCGTTGTGTTGCTCTGGTTGGCCAGAGAAACAATTATTGACTATGAAAGCGCAGATACTACTGAACATGTAGCATCAAGCAGGCTCGAGAAGATTCAAAATGATGACGGATACTCAAGTTCCGCGTACTAGTCCAGACCTGTCCCAAGGAAAGTATGGCGCCGCCTACTGGTGAACAAACTCAAGTACACGAAGATCACTATAGTCACGTAGTTCAGTCTAATATATTTTCGTGGCTTGATGTATAAAATTAACCTTTCCGGACATATCTCAATATCTGTTATCAGAACTGATATATACACTACTGATAACATCACATATAAAGCCTAGAACCAGAAATGTAAATCAAATGCAAAACAAAGAGTCTGTACAGCAGAGTGTGATAACAGTGTAGCCAGTTTTATTTGCCTTTAGTCAAACAGAAACACGCGTACATATAAATGATGGTATATTTTCTAAATATAAGAATATTGTTAAATGTCTTTACTATGGAATAATAATGgggattttttttctcatattcACAGAAATGCAAGATTGATGCAATAACAAATGGAAGTCAAATGTGTTGGCACAAACAGTTAAACGACAATTAAATTAAAAGAAGGTGGAAACATCAATTTGCTTTTTCACAGATCTGTAGTTACAGTGCAAACTTAAATCCTAAAAATGACATGTTCTGTATGTAAATAACTAACCAATTGCTTGGACATATGCTAACTTACTGTTGTAAGTTAGTCTAAATGTCCTAGGTTTGGCCTTTACATGAGAAAATGTTGTTACCATAGCTTATGTATTGCTGTAATATTGCCTTGACTTGAAATAGAATGTGTCTAATGTGAGAAAAGTTCTGACACTGATAATGTTACTGTATCTGCACCTGTGGTCAGACAAATAGTTAGCAaactattttttattgtttttcaagTAGAgttgttttcttattttctttatgATATTGGCACAAAGGACAAGTGTTTTGTTTAAACAATTATATTTAACATTAGACAAACAATCAAAGTGCTTTGGTAATAATTCAAGTCTCATATCCACCACGCAAACAAAGAAATATTTAATCATGAAGTCAACTTATTTTTTCGGTTACAGCCTAAATCGTCATAACAAGATTGTCCCTTTCAGCCTTCAACTTGTCAGCCTTCACCAACAGCATCAATGACTGAAGCAACATCATTCAATTGTGTCTGTTCTATTCTATGCTACAATTAATGACTGCACTGAAGAGCTGGAAAAACTTGTGTGGACATCCCAGTTCCAGGGTCAACGTTGGCATATCGTTCATCAGGAGTGACCCCAAAAATACTGACATGActtccacacccccccccccctcccccacctcaggGCCGTGAGAGAAAAGAAGATTTTAGCGACAGACCAAACAATACCAAACACTGTTTCTCCAAGGCCACCATAGTTCTCTTTGACATCTGCACATTGTTGGCTACTCCCTTTATCTGCACATGGTTGGCTACTCCCTCTATCTGCACATGGTTGGCTACTCCCTTTATCTGCACATGGTTGGCTACTCCCTTTATCTGCACCTGGTGGGCTACTTCCTCTGTCACAGGAAACAGAAATGCGCTCTCTATCCACCAGAGGTACTAGATATTTCGAACACACTCAGAAATAGAGTTTATTGGCAGCAGGCAAAGAGGGGTAGCTGTGTCTTGAAGATGCTACTTTAATCACATGTTTGAAGATCCTTTGATGAAAAGTCCTTTTGATACGTCCACGCCTTATTCTAACAGGTCCTGTAACGGCACACAGAACATATGTATGAAAATAGGATCACCGTCATATATGCCTCAATAAGGTTCAATAGTAAGACACTGAAGACATGGGATGGGCTACCTGATCTGAATCATCATGGTAATGTGTCTTCCCAGATTCCATTGTGTGAGCATCCAGATGTTCCGCTTCCTCTAACCCATTGGCCTCTGCATGTTCCCTCATCACAGAGTACCGGTGCACAAGGAACCTTGATGGTTCAAATATAGCAAAAGGACACAAGTGTAagaggtaagtgtgtgtgtgtgtgtgtgtgtgtgtgtgtgtgtgtgtgtgtgtgtgtgtgtgtgtgtgtgtgtgtgtgtgtgtgtgtgtgtgtgtgtgtgtgtgtgtgtgtgtgtgcatttgcataaATGTAATTCAGGGCAGaatgaatatgatatattttttaattgtcttACAATTTATTTTGGGATATTTGGATGTATGATTAAACAAATTACAGCCGTTCGCAATAATATAATTGCAGAGGTTAAGGCCTTTCCTGAACTGACCTCCCTCCACAGACGTATTTCTTCACCAGCCAGACGCCCGTGGCAGCGCTAGTCAGTAGGAGAACGAGGACCACCATCACGATCACAGCAGTGTTTGACACGCTGACCTTGAGCTGAAGACACAAGGTGATAACAGTGCAGGAAGAGAGCGATGCTTAAAAACATGCCAACGGGTGGGGGACGGAGAGAAGGTACATTGGAGGAATGTacagcatgtgtgtatttagacAGCAGGACTGACCAGGGATTCGGGCTCGAGACTGCTGCTGGTGCACCTCTTGCTCAGGTCTGTCTCCTCCCTGTGCGGTTGGAATCCCCCCTCACACTGGTCTCCGGGAATCCTCCGGTAGCTGAACGATTAAAGGGATTGGAAGAGACGTGAGCCGGGACGAAAGGCAAGGGCCAGGCAATGAATAAACGACGGAAAAAGAGTTTCAAAAGGCACAGCATGAACACAGAATTGGCCCAAACGCTGATCAGAGCAAAAGGAAAGGAGACGAGTTGAGTGGGTCAAATTGAAGAGCCACGAGCCACGCTCACCCGGAGGTGAGGAGCTGCTCCGTGGTCCCGTTCAGACAGTACTGCAGCGGGTggcccttcatctcctcctgctccacacaCTCCCCACTGGGCTCTGACCGGTAGTAGCCAAAGTCACTGCAGGGAGAACACCGGTGACCACCTGAATACAAGCTGCCTGATACCAAGTTCATTTTTGTGGATGGCTGATGTGTGATCGAAAAAGGCTTATTATTCTACTCGCTAATGGGAAATTGAAGAGTAATTGAATAAAAGTGTTTGTACTTCTTCTAATACATTGCCTCTCACATGATGGGTATTGAATAGTAGCTGCTGTCTATAAACTGGTTATACCGCGTATGTACGACACACATAACACAGTAGGAGCAGATCACATTGAGTTTTAACGAGGTTATACCAGTGATAGTCGTCCATGGTGCAGGGGCAGGGGGTGGGCTGCTTGGCGACGGCGTAGCCCCTGCCGTTCCAGCACACTGAGTCCTTCTTGAGCCGCTGGTATTGCTCCTTGTAGCCAAGCATGCAGCCGTTGCCGGGGTCGCTGAGGTCAGCAGAGTGGGCCAGCCACTTCACGTAGTCCTCATCACCACCTGCACATGTAAGCGCGCACatgcgcaggcacacacacacacacacacacacacacacacacacacacacacacacacacacacacacacacacacacacacacacacacacacacacacacacacacatacacacacatacacacacacacacacacacacacacacacacacaaacacagatgcatgcacgcagacacggATTTGAACACATGTGTGACAAAAAACTAGGTCATGCCATGAATTTTTCAGTTGTACGGATCTGTATGTCAACATTCTACTAGTAGCCACTATATCTATATTTGTTTTGCGTTGCTGTACTTTTATGTTATTCTTCTGGAATGAATAAAGAGTGACACCAGATATGCATGGAATCTCCCCCCACCACATACTCACAGTCTCTGTGGAGCAGCTTTCCAAAGTCTATGGTGATCACCTCCCACTTGCTGAAGTCGGTCCTGTAGCCCCAGAGGCTGACGTTCATGGAGCGAGAGCCGGGCTCGCTGTCCATCCCGCTGAAGTGGAGCGGGTCGCTGGTGAAGTTGTACACGTGCCAGCACTGACCCTCATCTGTTGAGAACCTGCGGAGGACAAGGACAGGAAGTATAGGGATTTTCTCGGGACTGGGAAAGTGACGCCGTAGATTATGTGGATCGCTGCAGTATGCTCGGTGACTTGAGTGTGTACTTCGTGTACGTGGTTGTGGTTTTGATTGCACACAATTTTCGTTCCAATTCCAAACTGGTTTTCGTCAGAAGCATTCCACTGAATCAGCCCTTCTCAGAGTCTCCACAGACACAATGAGGTCCGGTGATGATGGTAGATACTCTGTTTTGGGGCTGCTGGATCGTAGTGTAGCTTTGGATACTGTAGATTACAGCATCCTGACTGGAAGGCTTAGGTATTGGGTGGGTGTCTCAGGGAGCGCCCTCAACTGTCTCTCAGATCTCAGATCTTTTTCTGTGTTGCTTGATCCCTACATGTCTGAAACTGATGCTCTTTCCTGTCACCTGGCTCATGATTCTGTCTTTGGTCCTATATTAACTGCCTTGCATATGCCTTACGTCATATTGCAATCAAATTTAAATGTATCTCATATCACTGCACCACTGATGATATCCAGCTGTCtctttaaagagccagtgactGTTTCAGATGGAATCCAAACACTACATGATATAAAAAATGGGTTTTGGACTTTATGATACTTTTTTAGTACCGTCGTCATGTAACTGTTATTAGCGTTATAATAAGCGATGTTGTATATAAAATAATTCGCTCTTCAGACGGAGCTTCATCATCTACCCACACTGTGGCGTTATACAATAATTATACAATAAAGCTAACCTATCTTGCGTACACCATAGAACTGCTGAGGAACATTAATATGTTGACGGTCAAATAAAAGATTATGATGAATAATGAAAAAgtggttttgggttcactggctctttaaaatCTGATCAGTCTGACACACTGACCGTTTTGCACGGTCATCTATTTAAGTTATCTACTTAACTTAAATTaagataaaatgtataaaataaaatttgACTTAAGTCCCTGCAGTGGTACACTGTGCATTTGATAAATAACAACCTATTGACTTTGTGTTTATATGGGGCTGACAAAACCAAAGGGTCCGCTCACTTGATCTGGCGGATCGGTAGGTTGGAGTGCTCCAGGGCCACCAGCAGGCCCCCAGAGTCCAGGATGGCATAGTGGTGGGGGCCCCTGAGGGCCAGCAGCCAGGAGTAGCCTCCGTCGTCCGACACGTACACGTCAGGGGAGAGCACTGACACTGAGTCCCCCATGCTGCCTGGAGCCAGAAAAGCATGAGGGGACGAGGATCAGGGACAAGTACTAAAGcaccaatgaatgaatgaatgaagcagTTACACTTGATGTCATGTGTGTTCTTCAAATTCAAATACATTGTCTGTGTCAGTAgtcacgtttccatctaaaaggtgaagcGAATCTTttgaaagttcgcaaaaaataaattcgaattaggtgcgtttccatcaagtggtcgGAGCGGAAAACGACACACATTCAGGGCTTGTCGtatccttttgataacatgatCTCTCTTAGGTCATGATATATAGTGGAATTGCgttgttgttttccatctaaaatagctgtaatgattttttcttcaatgagagcaaggaaaagttTAACCTCTTCAGCGGTCctattattcacattggccatctgttccatggacgtatttaaaggatacattgtacatatttataattcgaaattcttcGCAGCCTTTATAACACACAGATACTAGTCTAGGGTCTGAAATCGGAaagacgttgtcagtcctgtatGTTCAATGTTTGCTACGTCACAGTTGTTTCGAAATCTGTGTTttcatctcccattttgcgcatttactctctttcgcataagtcaaaaaccacctcaagcgagcggaaaaAACCTTAGCGAATTAGAGCATTTTTATGcacattttggtgtttccatcaccgtttactgatttgTTATTTCAAAATTCGCATagaatcagggggatggaaacgtaGCTAGCGTCAATGTTtgaatatgtctgtgtgtttatggctctaccaatttgtgtgtgtgtgtgtgtgtgtgtgtgtgtgtgtgtgtgtgtgtgtgtgtgtgtgtgtgtgtgtgtgtgtgtgtgtgtgtgtgtgtgtgtgtgtgtgtgtgtgtgtgtgtgtgtgtgtgtgtgtgtgtgtgagctcggGGCATTAAGATGAATTTATAATGGCCCTTGGGATgacaaaataaagtaaaatattaTATTCTTCCCTTTTCAAAACTTGAAAAGCAGctccatattttattttccttattGTCATTGATTATTGGTCTGTCAAGCAACGTAGAAAAAGTAAGGTATTTCCCAACGATTCATAAAATGGCCCTGGAAATTATCCAAAATTCCCCAAAATGTATTACCATGGGGGCAAAATGCCTTCCAAGGTATGTACATGATTTGTccaagcgtgtgtttgtgtgtgtgtatatgaccTACCATGAGCCAGGATGAGGCCCACAGCGTTGGGCTGTGAGAGAGGCAGCATGGGAACATTCATCTTGAGCGTGGTGCTGTAGGAGGCGTGGATGTGTAGTCTGCACTGTAAAGACACACAGACTTGTTGCAGTACACCTTCTGACACCATTCACCTCATGTATTGAAAAGGGCCTGCACCATTCAACCATTGCAAATTAGCAATcccaatgtgtgtatgtgtgtgtgtgtgtgtgtgtgtgtgtgtgtgtgtgtgtgtgtgtgtgtgtgtgtgtgtgtgtgtgtgtgtgtgtgtgtgtgtgtgtgtgtgtgtgtgtgtgtgtgtgtgtgtgtgtctcactctctcaggCTTATTCGCAGCAGTTTGCATGTCACAGTGGCCGTTCTGAGGCGAGCGCAGAGCTTGCCACTTGGCTCCCTGGTCGAAGGTGATCACTGTCTCcactgtgttctctgtgatcAGGTAACATCAGACAAACATCGTCGTACAGTTACAGACGCTCCAAGTATAAAGCCAACATGTACGtctcaataataaataatctcTGTGAAAAATGGACAActgcaaagaaagaaagatataaATTATGGACAGGGTATTCAAGTGGcaaatgtgttttgactcccaGCAGAAATGGATCTGTGTTTGTCATATCTACATCTAACATCTATAAAAATTCACTTTAAGTTGCTTCCGTGTCTGCTAAATACCTAATACCTAAGTACCTAAGTAATTAGTGACAAAATATATCAATAAACCACTGTTGAATGGCCAACATCATCATCTAATTGAATCATGTTTACGAAGTTTAtgcgcctgtatgtgtgtgtgtttgtatgtgtgtgtgtgtgtgtgtgtgtgtgtgtgtgtgtgtgtgtgtgtgtgtgtgtgtgtgtgtgtgtgtgtgtgtgtgtgtgtgtctgtgtgtgtgtgtgtgtgtgtgtgtgtgtgtgtgtgtgtgtgtgtgtgtgtgtgtgtgtgtgtgtgtgtgtgagtgtgtgtgtcacatggtCCCACCCTGTGTGAGCACGCTGGTCATGTAGACTCCCCGGAGGGAAGAGATGACTGTGAAGTCGGTGTCACTGCCCGTGGAGGTGTAGAGATGGCGCTCCAGAGACTTGGAGAACACGGTGCCTCGGTCGTCCGACACGTAGACGGTCCCCACCCCGGagtcttcccccccccaggacaCAAAGTACAGAACACATTGGAAGGGGACTGGTATCCATTTAGGTGCTTTATACTACCACattcccgctccctctcccatcATGGGTATGTAAGAACCAATTAGAAGGGCAGGAAGTGTTTGTCCCACAGAACACTGTCCCTGGAACCACACCTGATTTACATTAGATCCCCACTTTACATCAGAAAGCGGGTATTTTAAACACTTGTTCCAGCTGTTTGGTTTTACCAGCACCCAGAGCATCAACAGAACTTGTGAAAACCGCTATTAAAGTTTGTGACCCCCACTGTTGGATTAAATTGCAGCACATTAAACTTGACATGTTGATCCCTTTGGGCATTTTCCTTGTATCTTGATGAATCCATTTTTATTCTCTTTCATCTGTCATATATTTATCCATGTTTCTCCTCACCGGGTCTCCCACTGTTTATGAGTTTTTATGTTTG encodes the following:
- the mdm4 gene encoding protein Mdm4, yielding MSSLSPQPLSSCRTLPGEGSPVQPKAPLLQILRVAGAQENVFTLKEVMHYLGQYIMGRQLYDKQRQHIVHCQDDPLGELLEVDSFSVKNPSPVYEMLKKHLVVVGASNAAENLSLGRECVESGVEDRGQTGGVGAVAGLEPGRERPLLPTPSQRRPRECDQDSLDGLPRSACKRPKLDVTLDEWDLSGLPWWFLGNVGSNHSRRSNGSTDIVTNRERDTAAVSDATGDDLWFLEEGEGEGVSVEMKEAALEAGGRGEGEGEACLEAEGTGGGKEDKADGEIQEEPDEDSQCLSDDTDTDVSTQDAWQCTECKKYNTPLQRYCVRCWALRKDWYKDVPLLAHALSVPDIPSRGSFGSPDEEDDSDAGLDVPDCSRTVSDPVVLPSHCRPDRSLPTLGSALGKGPLAFGLTKEEAVSGGESQESVGMEMEVEVRPEALLEPCQLCQVRPRNGNIIHGRTAHLITCYTCAKRLHKSHAPCPGCGKIIQRVIKIFVI
- the LOC130401850 gene encoding sortilin-like, producing MFSIYCIFAFGVVFPLLAKDFPEAEYLAGGIQGKGLRHLRPRDLISGGNITSLGHSKHSKRSAEVTGLTCTSLSGIESTIKNNTHTFTFNVRSMGSLSLAWVGDGVGVLLVLTTFQVPMFMMQFGQSSLYRSEDYGKTFKDVTHLIDHTFVQAEFGIGISPDHSGKVILTGDRSEVGGTRVFRSRDYGLSFTASDLPFLPLIQMLYNPADCNILLTLSMTLDLWLSEDFGATWSKIHDSVCLVRWGTQNSIYLTTNRDGSCNDKGMLELKRSRDNGRSFQTIATRVFSFVLGGRFVFASIMTGLGTERMIHVSMDGGDVWNMAQLPVVNHEQFYSILTANQDMVFMHVDDPGDSGVGTVYVSDDRGTVFSKSLERHLYTSTGSDTDFTVISSLRGVYMTSVLTQENTVETVITFDQGAKWQALRSPQNGHCDMQTAANKPERCRLHIHASYSTTLKMNVPMLPLSQPNAVGLILAHGSMGDSVSVLSPDVYVSDDGGYSWLLALRGPHHYAILDSGGLLVALEHSNLPIRQIKFSTDEGQCWHVYNFTSDPLHFSGMDSEPGSRSMNVSLWGYRTDFSKWEVITIDFGKLLHRDCGDEDYVKWLAHSADLSDPGNGCMLGYKEQYQRLKKDSVCWNGRGYAVAKQPTPCPCTMDDYHCDFGYYRSEPSGECVEQEEMKGHPLQYCLNGTTEQLLTSGYRRIPGDQCEGGFQPHREETDLSKRCTSSSLEPESLLKVSVSNTAVIVMVVLVLLLTSAATGVWLVKKYVCGGRFLVHRYSVMREHAEANGLEEAEHLDAHTMESGKTHYHDDSDQDLLE